A genomic region of Oryza glaberrima chromosome 1, OglaRS2, whole genome shotgun sequence contains the following coding sequences:
- the LOC127760204 gene encoding uncharacterized protein LOC127760204, with protein MCIGARRLFDGMPPSEKRSRTAASSGEERIGSLPIPERGPPVRVLLPSCNETCVLRFSCCPRCWCDVWKSVPVLRVTGSCGGAAAFNKFVSHLRLLRERSPLMEFELSFFSYGRQSGSWCKILPLPPTAFLEE; from the exons ATGT GCATCGGCGCCCGCCgcctgttcgacggaatgcctcCGAGCGAGAAGCGCAGCCGAACAGCAGCGTCGAGCGGCGAGGAGCGGATTGGATCCCTCCCGATTCCCGAACGCGGTCCTCCGGTACGTGTTCTCCTTCCGTCTTGCAATGAGACGTGCGTGCTCCGGTTCTCGTGTTGCCCCCGCTGCTGGTGCGACGTCTGGAAGTCGGTGCCCGTCCTACGCGTCACAGGGAGCtgtggcggtgcggcggcgttCAACAAGTTCGTCAGTCATCTCCGCCTCTTGCGCGAGCGCTCACCTCTGATGGAGTTCGAGCTCAGTTTCTTCAG TTATGGAAGACAAAGTGGCAGTTGGTGTAAAATCTTACCATTGCCTCCAACTGCATTTCTTGAAGAGTAA
- the LOC127757967 gene encoding exopolygalacturonase-like: MAVTMDNAIRFMFILSVVYGAAYAKKSEAKVASAPSLVAAANTVFDITELGAVADGKTDSTKAVQDAWDAACGLAGSQKVVIPKGEFMTGSLNFSGPCKGYVTVQIDGTMFGSNDIPKYNKGNWIEILHIDNVLVNGSGTLDGQGAAVWKDECKILPNTLVLDYVKNGTVSGLKLVNAKFFHINVYMSKGVTIKNVTITAVANSPNTDGVHIGDSSEISVSDLTIATGDDCISVGPGSSWISIQGITCGPGQGISVGCLGRFKDEKDVTDVTVRDCVLRNTSNGVRIKSYEDVLSPITVSRLTFENIQMDGVANPVIVDQKYCPEKDCPEKKGSKTVTIKNVTFRNITGTSNTPEAVSLLCSDQLPCSGMELLDVNLKYNGKDNKTMAVCTNAKGISKGSLQALDCL; encoded by the exons ATGGCTGTGACGATGGACAACGCCATCAGGTTCATGTTCATCCTTAGCGTCGTCTACGGCGCCGCCTATGCCAAAAAGTCTGAGGCCAAGGTCGCTAGTGCTCCTAGCCTAGTGGCTGCGGCCAACACAGTCTTCGACATCACCGAGCTCGGCGCCGTCGCTGACGGCAAGACAGATAGCACCAAG GCGGTCCAGGATGCGTGGGACGCGGCGTGCGGGTTGGCTGGGTCACAGAAGGTGGTGATCCCCAAGGGAGAATTCATGACCGGGTCCCTCAACTTCAGCGGGCCGTGCAAGGGCTACGTCACCGTCCAGATCGATGGCACCATGTTTGGCTCCAATGACATCCCCAAGTACAACAAGGGCAACTGGATCGAGATCCTCCACATCGACAACGTCCTCGTCAACGGCTCCGGCACCCTCGACGGCCAGGGCGCCGCCGTCTGGAAAGACGAATGCAAGATCTTGCCCAAC ACGTTGGTGCTGGACTACGTGAAGAATGGGACCGTGTCGGGGCTCAAGCTGGTGAACGCCAAGTTCTTCCACATCAACGTGTACATGTCCAAGGGTGTGACGATCAAGAACGTGACCATCACCGCGGTGGCGAACAGCCCGAACACGGACGGTGTCCACATCGGCGACTCGTCGGAGATCAGCGTGTCGGACTTGACCATCGCGACGGGGGACGACTGCATCTCCGTGGGGCCGGGGAGCTCGTGGATCAGCATCCAGGGGATCACCTGCGGGCCCGGGCAGGGGATCAGCGTGGGGTGCCTGGGCAGGTTCAAGGACGAGAAGGACGTGACGGACGTGACGGTCCGCGACTGCGTGCTCCGCAACACCTCCAACGGCGTCCGGATCAAGTCGTACGAGGACGTGCTGTCCCCGATCACGGTGTCCAGGCTGACGTTCGAGAACATTCAGATGGACGGGGTGGCCAACCCGGTGATCGTGGACCAGAAGTACTGCCCCGAGAAGGACTGCCCCGAGAAGAAGGGGAGCAAGACGGTGACCATCAAGAACGTGACGTTCCGCAACATCACCGGCACCTCCAACACGCCGGAGGCCGTCAGCCTGCTCTGCTCCGACCAGCTGCCCTGCAGCGGCATGGAGCTGCTCGACGTCAACCTGAAGTACAACGGCAAGGACAACAAGACCATGGCCGTCTGCACCAACGCCAAGGGCATCTCCAAGGGCTCGCTCCAGGCCCTCGATTGCCTCTGA